From a region of the Nocardioides ginsengisegetis genome:
- a CDS encoding circularly permuted type 2 ATP-grasp protein encodes MNAMFEGYGAPGPAYDEMFDGDALRSPYLRLRHSLQPMTTPDLVGRVEALQASYLDQGVTFDIGGEERAFPLDILPRVIEMDTWSTIERGVQQRVRTLEAFLADVYDAGQVFSDGVIPREVIATSSHYHREAANVRPPNGVRVHVSGIDLIRDNQGEFRVLEDNVRVPSGVSYVMTNRRAISAALPETIAEHRIRPVAGYPQRLLAALRAAAPAGVTDPTVVVLTPGVYNGAYFEHALLARTMGVELVEGRDLECRRGRVMMRTTGGLEPVHVIYRRIDDEFLDPVHFRADSVLGCPGMLDAARAGNVTLANAVGNGVADDKLVYTYLPDLIRYYLNEEPVLKNVDTWRLGDDEAREEVLDRLDELVLKPVDGSGGKGIVIGPRATKPELDELRVKVLDDPRSWIAQPVVQLSTVPTFVDGRLGPRHVDLRPFAVNDGNRVWVLPGGLTRVALAEGELIVNSSRGGGSKDTWVLAGPTQEMLTVNGSGPAAEAEPPPPPVPPELVPAPAGPALSDRTGQLEQQQQQQQGASC; translated from the coding sequence ATGAACGCGATGTTCGAGGGTTACGGGGCCCCGGGCCCGGCGTACGACGAGATGTTCGACGGCGACGCGCTCAGGTCGCCGTACCTCCGGCTGCGCCACTCGCTGCAGCCGATGACCACCCCCGACCTGGTGGGACGGGTCGAGGCGCTGCAGGCCAGCTACCTCGACCAGGGCGTCACCTTCGACATCGGCGGCGAGGAGCGGGCCTTCCCGCTCGACATCCTGCCGCGCGTCATCGAGATGGACACGTGGTCGACCATCGAGCGGGGCGTGCAGCAGCGGGTCCGGACGCTCGAGGCCTTCCTCGCCGACGTGTACGACGCCGGGCAGGTCTTCAGCGACGGCGTCATCCCCCGCGAGGTGATCGCGACGTCGTCGCACTACCACCGCGAGGCCGCCAACGTCCGGCCGCCCAACGGGGTGCGGGTGCACGTCTCGGGCATCGACCTGATCCGCGACAACCAGGGGGAGTTCCGGGTGCTCGAGGACAACGTGCGGGTGCCCTCCGGGGTCTCCTACGTGATGACCAACCGGCGCGCGATCTCCGCGGCGCTGCCCGAGACGATCGCCGAGCACCGGATCCGGCCGGTCGCGGGCTACCCGCAGCGGCTGCTGGCCGCGCTGCGCGCCGCGGCCCCGGCCGGCGTCACCGACCCGACCGTCGTCGTGCTCACGCCGGGCGTCTACAACGGCGCCTACTTCGAGCACGCCCTGCTCGCGCGCACGATGGGCGTCGAGCTCGTCGAGGGCCGCGACCTGGAGTGTCGCCGCGGCCGCGTGATGATGCGGACCACCGGCGGCCTCGAGCCCGTGCACGTGATCTACCGCCGCATCGACGACGAGTTCCTCGACCCGGTGCACTTCCGGGCCGACTCGGTGCTCGGCTGCCCCGGCATGCTCGACGCCGCCCGGGCCGGCAACGTGACGCTGGCCAACGCCGTCGGCAACGGCGTCGCCGACGACAAGCTCGTCTACACCTACCTGCCCGACCTGATCCGCTACTACCTCAACGAGGAGCCCGTCCTCAAGAACGTCGACACCTGGCGGCTCGGCGACGACGAGGCCCGCGAGGAGGTGCTCGACCGGCTCGACGAGCTGGTCCTCAAGCCGGTCGACGGCTCCGGCGGCAAGGGCATCGTGATCGGCCCCCGCGCCACGAAGCCGGAGCTCGACGAGCTGCGGGTCAAGGTCCTCGACGACCCGCGGTCCTGGATCGCCCAGCCGGTGGTGCAGCTGTCCACCGTGCCGACGTTCGTCGACGGCCGGCTCGGGCCGCGCCACGTCGACCTGCGGCCGTTCGCCGTCAATGACGGCAACCGGGTGTGGGTGCTGCCCGGAGGCCTGACCCGGGTCGCGCTCGCCGAGGGCGAGCTGATCGTCAACTCCTCCCGCGGCGGCGGCTCCAAGGACACCTGGGTGCTGGCGGGGCCGACCCAGGAGATGCTCACCGTCAACGGCTCCGGTCCGGCGGCCGAGGCCGAGCCACCGCCGCCACCCGTCCCGCCCGAGCTGGTCCCGGCACCTGCCGGCCCGGCGCTGAGCGACCGCACCGGACAGCTCGAGCAGCAGCAACAGCAGCAGCAGGGGGCGTCGTGCTGA
- the map gene encoding type I methionyl aminopeptidase, which yields MTPVAPATISPRRPVPAHIPRPEYVDRPKPAPFTGTEVKDAETIEKMRAAGRLAAQARELVGAAVAPGVTTDELDRIGHEFLCDHGAYPSTLGYRGFPKSLCSSVNEVICHGIPDSRRVEDGDIVNIDITAYLDGVHGDTNATFLAGDVDEESRLLVERTREALERGIKAVKPGRRINVIGRVIESYAARFGYGVVRDFTGHGIGTHFHSGLIVPHYDEAAYDTLIEVGMTFTIEPMLNLGTHEWVMWDDDWTVVTRDQRRSAQFEHTLLVTADGAEVLTNP from the coding sequence GTGACTCCCGTGGCCCCCGCAACGATCTCCCCGCGCCGACCCGTGCCGGCGCACATCCCCCGACCCGAGTACGTCGACCGGCCAAAGCCCGCTCCGTTCACCGGCACCGAGGTCAAGGACGCCGAGACCATCGAGAAGATGCGGGCGGCCGGCCGGCTGGCAGCCCAGGCCCGTGAGCTGGTGGGTGCGGCCGTGGCGCCGGGCGTGACGACCGACGAGCTGGACCGGATCGGCCACGAGTTCCTCTGCGACCACGGCGCCTACCCGTCGACGCTGGGCTACCGGGGCTTCCCCAAGTCGCTGTGCTCGAGCGTCAACGAGGTCATCTGCCACGGCATCCCCGACAGCCGGCGGGTCGAGGACGGCGACATCGTCAACATCGACATCACCGCCTACCTCGACGGCGTGCACGGCGACACCAACGCCACGTTCCTCGCCGGCGACGTCGACGAGGAGTCGCGGCTGCTGGTCGAGCGCACCCGCGAGGCTCTGGAGCGCGGCATCAAGGCGGTGAAGCCCGGCCGCCGGATCAACGTGATCGGCCGCGTCATCGAGTCCTACGCCGCCCGCTTCGGCTACGGCGTGGTCCGCGACTTCACCGGTCACGGCATCGGCACCCACTTCCACAGCGGCCTGATCGTGCCCCACTACGACGAGGCGGCCTACGACACCCTGATCGAGGTCGGCATGACCTTCACGATCGAGCCGATGCTCAACCTCGGCACCCACGAGTGGGTCATGTGGGACGACGACTGGACGGTCGTGACCCGCGACCAGCGCCGCTCGGCGCAGTTCGAGCACACGCTGCTCGTCACCGCCGACGGCGCGGAGGTCCTCACCAACCCCTGA
- a CDS encoding AMIN-like domain-containing (lipo)protein: MTVRRILATLLPALALVAGSMPAPASALPDWVDHSTTWTNPDAKSPRVVDLRYAHHDAFDRVVIEIDGAIPGGHARYGKTFHYDGSGAPVPIKGRSGIHLVLTPAQAHDNDGNDVYDGPAIARPHFETLKALAFTGDFEGYVSFGFALTHRAPYRVFKLHDPQRLVIDFQHP; the protein is encoded by the coding sequence ATGACAGTACGACGCATCCTCGCCACCCTGCTCCCCGCGCTGGCCCTGGTCGCCGGCAGCATGCCGGCCCCCGCGTCGGCGCTGCCCGACTGGGTCGACCACTCCACGACCTGGACCAACCCCGATGCGAAGTCGCCCCGGGTCGTCGACCTCCGCTACGCCCACCACGACGCCTTCGACCGGGTCGTCATCGAGATCGACGGCGCCATCCCCGGCGGGCACGCCCGCTACGGCAAGACCTTCCACTACGACGGCTCCGGCGCTCCGGTCCCGATCAAGGGCCGCTCGGGGATCCACCTGGTCCTGACGCCCGCGCAGGCCCACGACAACGACGGCAACGACGTCTACGACGGCCCCGCCATCGCCCGGCCGCACTTCGAGACCCTCAAGGCCCTGGCGTTCACCGGCGACTTCGAGGGCTACGTCAGCTTCGGCTTCGCCCTGACCCACCGGGCGCCCTACCGCGTCTTCAAGCTGCACGACCCCCAGCGACTGGTGATCGACTTCCAGCACCCGTGA
- a CDS encoding PQQ-dependent sugar dehydrogenase has translation MRILLGALALALLVPAAPAAANRGPGGLQPPVPASVLDQMALTQFKHDRAAARSVPTLHVRKQVTGLDHPWDVQSIGHGRLLFTQRDRATLSVWQDGKTRTVKFPSDQVWVSGETGLMSLAIDPDFDRNGRFYLCQGGFRSGGGHDVRVIAWRLNDAATRATKIKKLIGGFPTSSGRHGGCRVMITRNGSLLVGTGDAAIGTNPEDKHSLGGKTLRLDRKTGDPWPTNPFIHAANKRQRYIQTYGHRNVQGLAERRDGSLWNVEQGTYRDDEVNKLVNGGDYGYNPVPGYNEDVPMTDQSLPGKQIEARWSSGDPTLATSGGSFVYGKKWGVLNGTLAVAVLKSTRVVFMTFDASGKLVRTRTPDALRHHGRLRSLTEAPNGDLLITTDNGDGNDAILRVTPS, from the coding sequence ATGCGGATCCTTCTCGGTGCCCTCGCCCTCGCCCTGCTGGTCCCCGCGGCCCCGGCCGCCGCCAACCGTGGCCCGGGCGGGCTCCAGCCGCCGGTGCCGGCGTCGGTGCTCGACCAGATGGCGCTCACCCAGTTCAAGCACGACCGGGCCGCGGCCCGCAGCGTCCCGACCCTGCACGTCCGCAAGCAGGTGACCGGGCTCGACCACCCGTGGGACGTGCAGTCCATCGGGCACGGGCGGCTGCTGTTCACCCAGCGCGACCGGGCCACCCTGTCGGTCTGGCAGGACGGCAAGACCCGGACCGTGAAGTTCCCCAGCGACCAGGTCTGGGTCTCCGGCGAGACCGGCCTGATGAGCCTGGCCATCGATCCCGACTTCGACAGGAACGGCCGCTTCTACCTGTGCCAGGGCGGCTTCCGCAGCGGCGGCGGCCACGACGTCCGCGTCATCGCCTGGCGCCTCAACGACGCCGCGACGCGGGCCACGAAGATCAAGAAGCTCATCGGCGGCTTCCCGACGAGCTCGGGCCGCCACGGCGGTTGCCGGGTGATGATCACCCGCAACGGGTCGCTGCTCGTCGGCACCGGCGACGCCGCGATCGGCACCAACCCCGAGGACAAGCACTCCCTCGGCGGCAAGACCCTGCGGCTGGACCGCAAGACCGGCGACCCGTGGCCGACCAACCCGTTCATCCACGCCGCCAACAAGCGCCAGCGCTACATCCAGACCTACGGCCACCGCAACGTCCAGGGCCTGGCCGAGCGCCGCGACGGCTCGCTGTGGAACGTCGAGCAGGGCACCTACCGCGACGACGAGGTCAACAAGCTCGTCAACGGCGGCGACTACGGCTACAACCCCGTCCCCGGCTACAACGAGGACGTCCCGATGACCGACCAGTCGCTGCCCGGGAAGCAGATCGAGGCCAGGTGGAGCTCGGGTGACCCGACCCTGGCCACGAGCGGCGGCTCGTTCGTCTACGGCAAGAAGTGGGGCGTCCTCAACGGCACGCTCGCCGTGGCGGTGCTCAAGTCGACCCGCGTCGTGTTCATGACCTTCGACGCCAGCGGCAAGCTCGTGCGCACCCGCACCCCCGACGCGCTGCGCCACCACGGCCGGCTCCGCTCGCTCACCGAGGCGCCCAACGGCGACCTGCTCATCACCACCGACAACGGCGACGGGAACGACGCGATCCTGCGGGTCACTCCCAGCTGA
- the panB gene encoding 3-methyl-2-oxobutanoate hydroxymethyltransferase, with product MSTEETAPYGTGPTAAPTGPAPVKRVRTHHLREMKARGEKFTMLTAYEQYAAQTFDEAGIDVLLVGDSASNNVYGNETSLPVTVDELIPLVRAVTRSARRALVVADLPFGSYQASPEQAYLTAVRFMKEANAHAVKLEGGLAMVPQVRKMTEGGIPVMAHIGFTPQSEHNLGGYRVQGRGDAAARVIEEAQALEAAGAFAVVMEMVPGEVAGEVTKSVGIPTIGIGAGVDCDGQVLVWQDAFGLRTGRMAKFVKQYADLHGVLRRAAEDYAADVKAGTFPGPEHTF from the coding sequence ATGAGCACTGAAGAGACCGCGCCCTACGGCACGGGACCGACCGCCGCCCCCACCGGCCCAGCTCCGGTGAAGCGGGTGCGCACCCACCACCTCCGCGAGATGAAGGCGCGGGGCGAGAAGTTCACGATGCTGACGGCCTACGAGCAGTACGCCGCGCAGACCTTCGACGAGGCCGGGATCGACGTACTCCTCGTCGGCGACAGCGCATCCAACAACGTCTACGGCAACGAGACCTCGCTGCCGGTGACCGTCGACGAGCTGATCCCGCTGGTGCGGGCCGTGACCCGCTCGGCCCGGCGGGCGCTCGTGGTCGCCGACCTTCCGTTCGGCTCCTACCAGGCCTCGCCCGAGCAGGCCTACCTGACCGCGGTGCGGTTCATGAAGGAGGCCAACGCCCACGCGGTGAAGCTCGAGGGCGGGCTGGCGATGGTGCCGCAGGTCCGCAAGATGACCGAGGGCGGCATCCCGGTGATGGCGCACATCGGCTTCACGCCGCAGTCCGAGCACAACCTCGGCGGCTACCGGGTCCAGGGCCGCGGCGACGCCGCCGCCCGCGTCATCGAGGAGGCCCAGGCCCTCGAGGCCGCCGGCGCGTTCGCGGTCGTCATGGAGATGGTGCCCGGCGAGGTGGCCGGCGAGGTCACCAAGTCGGTCGGCATCCCGACCATCGGCATCGGCGCCGGCGTCGACTGCGACGGCCAGGTGCTGGTCTGGCAGGACGCGTTCGGCCTGCGCACGGGGCGGATGGCCAAGTTCGTCAAGCAGTACGCCGATCTCCACGGCGTGCTCCGCCGGGCCGCCGAGGACTACGCGGCGGACGTGAAGGCCGGCACCTTCCCCGGGCCCGAGCACACCTTCTGA
- a CDS encoding HNH endonuclease signature motif containing protein, which translates to MEQPTTSLTTPAGVVADAGGLLASLGEVLWAARGSHELVGTLEELEAVRSQLAAVELAVLAEIDAREVAKTELGWGSTADWFTQLAGLSRREGHRMLRHAVALAERPATRAALVQGAVSPEQVGVVLDAVDKLPTAEAVRARGEAVLLEEAGRLNATDLARAARHLVEVADPEKAEREAERALDRDDRAAHLGRFLAITEDGAGGVRLKGRGTVEDAAVMRAALLPLTTPAPAMGTGMDPETCEEGRDPRDHGARMWDALVQTAQHALDTDLPPECHGARPRVAVTTRLEVLRGRIDWATLGTSGAATTEDGLELAPSVVRRLACDADIIPIALGGKGEVLDVGRTCRLVTPAIWKALVCRDRHCAFPGCTRPPVMCHAHHIVHWADHGPTCLANLVLLCGHHHRVIHHTPWQVRLNPHDGKPEFLPPPRRGRPAVEWIRNRPRRE; encoded by the coding sequence ATGGAGCAGCCGACGACTTCGCTGACGACACCCGCGGGTGTGGTCGCGGACGCGGGCGGGCTGCTGGCTTCGTTGGGTGAGGTGTTGTGGGCGGCGCGGGGGTCGCACGAGCTGGTCGGGACGCTGGAGGAGCTGGAGGCGGTGCGCTCCCAGCTGGCGGCGGTGGAGCTGGCGGTGCTGGCCGAGATCGACGCCCGGGAGGTGGCGAAGACCGAGCTGGGCTGGGGCTCGACGGCCGACTGGTTCACCCAGCTGGCGGGGCTGTCCCGACGTGAGGGTCACCGGATGCTGCGGCACGCGGTCGCGCTGGCCGAGCGGCCCGCGACCCGGGCGGCACTGGTCCAGGGCGCGGTGTCCCCGGAGCAGGTCGGGGTGGTGCTCGACGCGGTGGACAAGCTCCCGACGGCCGAGGCGGTCCGGGCCCGGGGTGAGGCGGTCCTGCTGGAGGAGGCGGGGCGGCTGAACGCGACCGACCTGGCGAGGGCGGCGCGGCACCTGGTCGAGGTCGCCGACCCCGAGAAGGCCGAGCGTGAGGCCGAGCGGGCGCTGGACCGCGACGACCGGGCCGCGCACCTGGGTCGGTTCCTGGCGATCACCGAGGACGGCGCGGGTGGGGTCCGGCTCAAGGGCCGCGGGACCGTGGAGGATGCGGCGGTGATGCGGGCGGCGCTGCTGCCGTTGACCACCCCGGCCCCGGCCATGGGCACAGGGATGGACCCCGAGACCTGTGAAGAGGGCCGGGATCCCCGCGACCACGGCGCCCGGATGTGGGACGCCCTCGTCCAGACCGCCCAGCACGCCCTGGACACCGACCTGCCGCCGGAGTGCCACGGCGCCCGGCCCCGGGTCGCGGTCACCACCCGCCTGGAGGTGCTCCGCGGCCGGATCGACTGGGCCACCCTCGGCACGAGCGGAGCCGCGACCACCGAGGACGGTCTCGAGCTCGCCCCCTCGGTCGTCCGGCGGCTGGCCTGCGACGCCGACATCATCCCGATCGCGCTGGGCGGCAAGGGCGAGGTCCTCGACGTGGGCCGGACCTGCCGGCTGGTCACCCCGGCGATCTGGAAGGCCCTGGTCTGCCGGGACCGGCACTGCGCGTTCCCGGGCTGCACCCGTCCGCCGGTGATGTGTCACGCCCACCACATCGTGCACTGGGCCGACCACGGCCCGACCTGTCTGGCCAATCTCGTGTTGTTGTGCGGCCACCACCACCGGGTCATCCACCACACCCCCTGGCAGGTCCGGCTCAACCCCCACGACGGCAAACCCGAGTTCCTCCCGCCGCCCAGACGCGGCCGACCGGCAGTCGAGTGGATCAGGAACAGACCTCGTCGCGAGTGA
- a CDS encoding phosphotransferase, with protein sequence MREPPAGVAEADVLAAVRATWSSEVDAVAHLAVGFGAHHWVASAGGRPQLFVTLDALGARHSFASLSGAYAGAAALASSGLSFVVPTLSVVPFGDGALSATPWVEGEVAGRGPLASASDARQSVAQLAALHAADPPAGIPAWAPLVPVDFAKTLLTRLDRPWDTGPFGERARSALCSHADDVARWVSTYHRLADEARTLPWVPTHGEPHTRNMRRTGDGLVLVDWESLKLAPRERDLRTLVDSGHADLARAHPPMLEMFDLEWRLDEVAQYAAWFEAPHAGTASDEVAVNGLIEELKRPEWQHQV encoded by the coding sequence GTGCGTGAGCCGCCGGCCGGCGTCGCCGAGGCCGACGTCCTCGCGGCCGTCCGGGCGACCTGGTCGTCGGAGGTGGACGCCGTCGCGCACCTGGCCGTCGGCTTCGGCGCGCACCACTGGGTCGCCTCAGCGGGCGGCCGACCCCAGCTCTTCGTGACCCTCGACGCGCTCGGCGCGCGGCACTCCTTCGCATCGCTCTCGGGCGCCTACGCCGGGGCGGCGGCCCTGGCCTCGTCCGGGTTGTCGTTCGTCGTGCCGACGCTGTCGGTGGTGCCGTTCGGCGACGGCGCCCTGAGCGCGACGCCGTGGGTCGAGGGCGAGGTGGCCGGAAGGGGGCCGCTGGCCTCGGCCTCGGATGCACGCCAGTCGGTCGCCCAGCTCGCCGCCCTGCACGCCGCCGATCCCCCGGCCGGCATCCCCGCGTGGGCGCCGCTCGTCCCCGTCGACTTCGCGAAGACGCTTCTGACCCGGCTCGATCGCCCGTGGGACACCGGCCCCTTCGGCGAACGGGCCCGTTCGGCCCTGTGTTCTCACGCGGACGATGTCGCGCGCTGGGTGTCGACGTACCACCGCCTCGCCGACGAGGCCCGCACCCTCCCCTGGGTCCCGACCCACGGCGAGCCGCACACGCGCAACATGCGCCGGACCGGCGACGGGCTGGTGCTCGTCGACTGGGAGTCGCTCAAGCTAGCGCCGCGCGAGCGCGACCTGCGGACCCTCGTCGACAGCGGCCACGCCGACCTCGCGCGCGCCCACCCCCCGATGCTCGAGATGTTCGACCTGGAGTGGCGGCTCGATGAGGTCGCGCAGTACGCCGCGTGGTTCGAGGCGCCGCACGCCGGCACGGCCAGCGACGAGGTCGCGGTCAACGGGCTGATCGAGGAGCTCAAACGGCCAGAGTGGCAGCACCAGGTGTGA
- a CDS encoding antibiotic biosynthesis monooxygenase family protein, with amino-acid sequence MPIAPTPDPPYTAVVFTSLRTEGDHGYAHMADRMDALAARQPGYLGIESAREPDGFGITVSYWASEDDARAWKQVAEHLVAQERGQHVWYAAYRVRIATVTRDYGA; translated from the coding sequence ATGCCGATCGCGCCCACCCCGGACCCGCCGTACACCGCCGTGGTCTTCACGTCGCTGCGCACCGAGGGCGACCACGGCTACGCGCACATGGCCGACCGGATGGACGCGCTCGCGGCCCGGCAGCCGGGCTACCTCGGCATCGAGTCCGCGCGTGAGCCCGACGGCTTCGGCATCACCGTGTCCTACTGGGCCTCCGAGGACGACGCCCGCGCGTGGAAGCAGGTGGCCGAGCACCTCGTCGCGCAGGAGCGCGGACAGCACGTCTGGTACGCCGCCTACCGCGTCCGGATCGCCACCGTCACCCGGGACTACGGTGCGTGA
- a CDS encoding VOC family protein, whose product MPITTSITPCLWFDDNLEEAMDFYTKIFPNSSIGNVQRYGEAGPGEPGTVMAGDWVLDGLTFRGINGGPMFAFTEAISLSVTCDDQDEVDYYWENLVAGGEESMCGWLKDKFGLSWQIVPTRLFELISDPDPVKGQAAMQAMLGQRKIVIAELEAAHASAS is encoded by the coding sequence ATGCCGATCACGACCTCGATCACCCCCTGCCTGTGGTTCGACGACAACCTGGAGGAGGCGATGGACTTCTACACCAAGATCTTCCCCAACTCCTCGATCGGCAACGTCCAGCGCTACGGCGAGGCCGGGCCGGGCGAGCCCGGCACCGTGATGGCCGGCGACTGGGTGCTGGACGGGCTGACGTTCCGCGGCATCAACGGCGGGCCGATGTTCGCCTTCACCGAGGCGATCTCCCTCAGCGTCACCTGCGACGACCAGGACGAGGTCGACTACTACTGGGAGAACCTCGTCGCCGGCGGCGAGGAGTCGATGTGCGGCTGGCTCAAGGACAAGTTCGGGCTGTCCTGGCAGATCGTCCCGACCCGGCTGTTCGAGCTGATCTCCGACCCCGACCCGGTCAAGGGGCAGGCCGCGATGCAGGCGATGCTCGGCCAGCGCAAGATCGTGATCGCCGAGCTCGAGGCGGCGCACGCCAGCGCCTCCTAG
- a CDS encoding SigE family RNA polymerase sigma factor: MDDSEFIEWVAAHQRPLLRSAYLLSGDLHRAQDLVQDALIKVALRWPRLRTGHPAAYARTIIARDNVSWWRRHHREQPGAARAEAAQVSTDPDTALVVGRALDRLTTRQRAVVVLRHFDDLTERETADVLGISVGTVKSTNAAALARLREGAPELLDLIGRTR, from the coding sequence GTGGACGACTCGGAGTTCATCGAGTGGGTGGCGGCGCACCAGCGACCGCTGCTGCGCTCGGCCTACCTGCTGAGCGGCGACCTGCACCGCGCCCAGGACCTGGTGCAGGACGCCCTGATCAAGGTGGCGCTGCGCTGGCCCCGGCTCCGCACCGGGCATCCGGCGGCGTACGCCCGCACGATCATCGCGCGTGACAACGTCTCCTGGTGGCGGCGCCACCACCGCGAGCAGCCCGGCGCCGCCCGGGCGGAGGCGGCGCAGGTCTCGACGGATCCGGACACCGCCCTCGTGGTCGGCCGGGCGCTGGACCGCCTGACGACCCGCCAGCGGGCGGTCGTGGTGCTGCGGCACTTCGACGACCTCACCGAGCGGGAGACCGCCGATGTCCTCGGGATCAGCGTCGGCACCGTCAAGAGCACCAACGCCGCCGCGCTGGCCCGCCTGCGCGAGGGAGCCCCCGAGCTCCTTGACCTGATCGGGAGGACCCGATGA
- a CDS encoding NAD(+) synthase yields MDFYSAYAHGFARVAACTVPVTIADPAANARTVLEQARACHDDGVAVAVFPELSLCGYAVDDLLLQDTLLEAVQEAIAEIVAESEDLMSVIVVGAPLLHGTRVTNCAVVIHRGRVLGVSPKSYLPTYREFYERRHFAPGDDRRGSTIRVAGVDAPYGPDLIFAATDLPGLRLHVEVCEDMWVPIPPSSEAALAGATVLANLSGSPITVARAEDRRLLVRSASARCSAAYLFAAAGQGESTTDLSWDGQTMVYECGDLLEESERFPEGPRRSVADVDLDRIRQDRIRQGTFDDNRRTHDARIREFRTVDFELAAPTGDIGLRRKVDRFPFVPDDLDRLALDCYEAYNIQVSGLEQRLHAIGQPNAVIGVSGGLDSTHALIVAAKAMDRLGRPRSDILAYTMPGFATGETTKSYATRLAKSLGVSFEELDIRPAARQMLEDLGHPFADGEPAYDVTFENVQAGLRYDYLFRLANHRGGIVVGTGDLSELALGWCTYGVGDQMSHYNVNAGVPKTLIQHLIRWVGESGQFDDDTAGLLEEILQQEITPELIPTEAGKKPQATEDTVGPYALQDFTLFHVLRRGYRPSKIAFLAWHAWHEVYDLATIRRWLVVFTKRFFASQFKRSALPNGPKVTAGGTMSPRGDWRMPSDAAPAAWLAEIEANVPAGGPGGS; encoded by the coding sequence GTGGACTTCTACTCCGCCTACGCCCACGGGTTCGCCCGCGTCGCCGCCTGCACGGTGCCGGTCACGATCGCCGACCCGGCGGCCAACGCCCGCACGGTGCTGGAGCAGGCGCGGGCCTGTCACGACGACGGGGTCGCGGTGGCGGTCTTCCCCGAGCTCTCGCTGTGCGGGTACGCCGTGGACGACCTGTTGCTGCAGGACACCCTGCTCGAGGCGGTGCAGGAGGCGATCGCGGAGATCGTCGCCGAGTCCGAGGACCTGATGTCGGTGATCGTGGTCGGCGCCCCGCTGCTGCACGGCACCCGCGTGACCAACTGCGCGGTCGTGATCCACCGCGGCCGCGTGCTCGGCGTCAGCCCCAAGTCCTACCTGCCGACCTATCGCGAGTTCTACGAGCGCCGGCACTTCGCGCCCGGCGACGATCGCCGCGGCAGCACCATCCGGGTCGCCGGCGTCGACGCCCCCTACGGCCCCGACCTGATCTTCGCCGCCACCGACCTGCCGGGCCTGCGGCTGCACGTCGAGGTCTGCGAGGACATGTGGGTGCCGATCCCGCCGAGCAGCGAGGCGGCCCTGGCCGGTGCGACCGTGCTCGCCAACCTGTCCGGCAGCCCGATCACGGTGGCCCGCGCGGAGGACCGGCGGCTGCTGGTCCGCAGCGCGAGCGCACGGTGCTCCGCGGCGTACCTCTTCGCGGCCGCGGGCCAGGGCGAGTCCACGACCGACCTGTCGTGGGACGGCCAGACGATGGTCTACGAGTGCGGCGACCTGCTCGAGGAGTCCGAGCGGTTCCCCGAGGGCCCGCGCCGGTCGGTCGCCGACGTGGACCTCGACCGGATCCGGCAGGACCGGATCCGCCAGGGGACCTTCGACGACAACCGGCGCACCCACGACGCACGCATCCGCGAGTTCCGGACCGTCGACTTCGAGCTGGCCGCGCCCACCGGCGACATCGGGCTGCGCCGCAAGGTCGACCGCTTCCCGTTCGTTCCCGACGACCTCGACCGGCTGGCCCTGGACTGCTACGAGGCCTACAACATCCAGGTCTCCGGCCTCGAGCAGCGGCTGCACGCCATCGGCCAGCCCAACGCCGTGATCGGCGTCAGCGGCGGCCTCGACTCCACCCACGCCCTGATCGTCGCGGCCAAGGCGATGGACCGGCTCGGCCGGCCGCGGTCGGACATCCTCGCCTACACGATGCCCGGCTTCGCGACCGGCGAGACGACGAAGTCCTACGCCACCCGGCTCGCCAAGTCGCTGGGCGTCAGCTTCGAGGAGCTCGACATCCGGCCGGCGGCACGCCAGATGCTGGAGGACCTCGGCCACCCGTTCGCCGACGGCGAGCCGGCGTACGACGTCACGTTCGAGAACGTCCAGGCGGGGCTGCGCTACGACTACCTCTTCCGGCTCGCCAACCACCGCGGCGGCATCGTCGTCGGCACCGGCGACCTCTCGGAGCTCGCGCTGGGCTGGTGCACGTACGGCGTCGGCGACCAGATGTCCCACTACAACGTCAACGCCGGCGTGCCGAAGACCCTGATCCAGCACCTCATCCGCTGGGTGGGGGAGAGCGGCCAGTTCGACGACGACACCGCCGGGCTGCTCGAGGAGATCCTCCAGCAGGAGATCACCCCCGAGCTGATCCCGACCGAGGCCGGCAAGAAGCCGCAGGCCACCGAGGACACCGTGGGGCCCTACGCCCTGCAGGACTTCACGCTCTTCCACGTGCTCCGCCGTGGCTACCGGCCGAGCAAGATCGCCTTCCTGGCCTGGCACGCGTGGCACGAGGTCTACGACCTCGCCACGATCCGGCGCTGGCTCGTGGTGTTCACGAAGCGCTTCTTCGCCAGCCAGTTCAAGCGGTCGGCGCTGCCCAACGGCCCCAAGGTCACCGCGGGCGGCACGATGTCGCCGCGCGGTGACTGGCGGATGCCGTCGGACGCCGCGCCCGCCGCGTGGCTCGCCGAGATCGAGGCCAACGTCCCAGCCGGCGGGCCCGGCGGGTCCTAG